Genomic DNA from Theobroma cacao cultivar B97-61/B2 chromosome 3, Criollo_cocoa_genome_V2, whole genome shotgun sequence:
AAGTGGTGAGGTAGGGTTTTATAccaataagtttttatttattattattagatctagatttaaatttaatacatttctccgttttatataaaaaatgagatataCCTGCCATTGAGACAAGATGTCAACATGAATGCAATTCGTTTTATAAAAGCTTTGACTAACCGGATCTAAAGATTCTAAACCCAAAGAAAGACGCAAAGTGGCAGCACAATTTCCACATGTTCCATTGATATCATTATCACCCTCCATCAGACAAAACTGTTGGCCctattttagatttttttgtttgagtGAAAAATCAACGAAGCATGTGCTCATTATGCTCTGTATGGTTTATAATTGTcataatcatttttttttctgttgtcAAAAACAGCGAAGAACATGTTGTACTGTAAACAAATTGATTATGTGGTGTAGTTGAACgtgattaaaaagaaataaaagggAAATAACACAAGTCAATACGGTATTTCCTCCATTCAAAAGCCAAGATCAAGATTTCTCGTTTGAATGTTGAATTTCAGCCTTGATTATTGATAACTGTTGACACAAATTCTTCTGACCCGTCCTGCATGCAGCCCTAGAATCTTTGAAGGGGGTGGGTTCAATATTCACGAATACGTCGGCCTTCTTCCAAAGATCCGCGGGGTTTCGAGACTCACGAAAACCCAATTTCTTTCTAACGGGGAACCCTTTTTTGGGTTAAAGCAGAAGGAAGGGGAAAACAAAAGATTGTTTAGGAGCTAGGTTTTACACCAACTTCACGATGGCACGTAGATGACCATGATTTGTTCGCTAGATTGAGTCCACACTCGGTGGGTAGTTGACTGACTCCGACGCACAAACTTCCCTCAGAGGGGATGTTTCTGTTATGTGTTAACCAATCCAAGCTAAACTGGTGATGGGCAGAGCTGTGCAAATTGTTTGAATTAAAAAGTAGAAAGTCTTCATACTGGATGGATGTTCATCATAACCAAAAGCAAACAGATTTCGATCACTTATAACATCCATCCATTCAAGTAAAATGGCTGAGAAAGTCTAGACTAGGTGAATGGTGTATAATAATACTTCTTTTCAACAACAATATACAAACTATATTCAGCGTGATGATTATTACACTGGGAGTGCAGAGAGAAGAAACTCTGGCTGAAATCTCTGTAGCAATATCCCGCAAAAGGGACATAGTGGTTTTGAGACTTCTTTTACCGGAGAAGACTGGGGTGACAACCTAAAATCTATAGAATATTGGGACATCATAAAAAGAGTCTCCGGTGCAAGATTGGATGTCCATCTGTTACAACACTTGCATAGCCATAAAGGAGTAGTAGGGCACACCTGCATAGAAACAGCACACCTTGCTAATTTATGCTTCTGCCCGATTCCATCAGTGCTCTCTAAACCCTTGCAAAAGGCAAATTCTGGAGAATCGAAAGGAACTGGTGCTGAACAATAGCTACATTGCTCTTCTGCTTCAAGTTCAATGCAGTCAGTCCTGTAGTTTAAGAAGAAATTGAGACTAAATTAATAAGAATTTGGCACAATAGAAAATAGAATTTAACTTCTGCAGCCACAGTTATTATCCATAACAAGCCTAGTCTTTCAAGAAAGCCACCAGCACCAGGCACAAATGTTTTCTATAACTACAGTTTGCATGGAAGGGGTTGGTGCCCTCAAATGCTAGGTAAACATAAATGATGGCATTAATTGCAAGAGAAAACTGCATTATTTTTGTTCAGCATATTTCTGGAAATAGTATTTTATGCATCCATATATATGATCAACAAAGTCTGCTTACTAAGATGTCACCTATCAACACAGAACtattaaaattacttatatatCAATTATGAAAGTAAGGATGTGATTATCGGCTTCGCATAAAACAAGTACCCAAGAGTAGCACCTCTTGCAGGTTCTAATCTCTGATGCAAGGACTTTTAGTTGCTCATGTACATGACAATTATGATGTGCAACCCACTGCTCCATTTGTGGTATACCATGAGGATACCATTGTCCAGGCTCGGGAGAACAGCTGGCTGCATTGGATGCAATACTTTTATAAGCagaaaaactaaaacccaCAAGCCTCTCACGAAGTTCTCTTTCGCTGCTTGCAAGTAACTCCATCCATAAATTATGTTGCTTATCTTGAGTAAAATCGGCCTCCTCTAATCCTCCTAAGTTCAACAGGTTGCTGTTTATTTCATCGGCCTTCATCTCTGATAGTAGTACCCGTCTGCAAATAATATTAAGGAGGTGCAACTGGCGTGAAGCAGCTTTAGAAAAACTTTTACAAACATGTGGCAAAATCATTTCAATAGAATGTTCCACATGCGAATCCACAAGCGACAAGGAGAGCCACTTAACCAGGACATGGTCAACGTAATGGGACGCAGACTGCTTGAAGGCCAATAATGCTGCTATAATATCCCAAACAACCAAAGGCTTATCCCAATATTCATATTGTTTTAAAGACCACAGAATATTGGACTCCCAATAAACAAGTTCTTTCTCCGAGAAACCAGGAAAGCCTTCAATATCAAACCCCAGAGAAGTATTTGACAAAATGTCCTTCTGTTGCCCACCAATCCAGAAAAATTCAACGGCAGCCTTTTGAAGCCTTGGCAAGTGAAAAGAAAGTCAATTTATAGGAGATAGAAATGTAAGGTAAACAAACAGAAATAAGCAGTCATTTTCCTTCTTTGCCCCTTTCATAACCATTTTCCCTCTTGGACCATtggaataatttttttctttgcaacTTTTAGCCATTGTCTCTATGGTGAGAAGGGTTGAATTTTGTAGAACTTGCATTTGAATAATATGTTTAAACGCAAGGAGAATCAATGACTTAAAAGATTTTCAATGGATCAATTGACAACATAGAAGCTCGACAAGATTATCAGATCACAAATTTTAAACTGCCGGAGAATCATGTCCAGGTGAGAGACAACCAGGGAAAACTGAACATCTTAGCCAGGACGGTGGTTTTGGGGTATGCCCTCTATTTTGTTAAGTAGTGGCAAAGTTCTTCTGGTCTTCATTCTTAAGGGTCTTTATGTAATGATGAACTTCTTGTGATGAGTTTTTAATGATGAATTTGATACTTAACCTAAGTGTTATATTTACTCCTAAATGAGTAAATACTTAACTATTCCCTAATTCTCATACACACatgtaaaacttaaattaaagatTCAAGCAAAAGTTTCATACCTTGCCTCATACATGTGGTCCAACTGATTAACATCAAAACTGCGAACCTACAAAATGAAACAGAAACAAGTCTTTTGGTTTATAAGATGTACAcattttataaatgaaatattgaataaatAGCATCATCTCTTCATATACCTGCAATTACTTTAAGCAGCattacataaaaaaagaagttacACAATAATGTTCTCATAGCAAGACATTAATAGAAAACATAGAGTTTATATCTGGAATTGATTTAAGCCCTAAAACATCTGCATCCCTAAAACATCTGCATCATGGTTAACCACCATGATACTCTGTAACGTTAGCATGGAATGACAATGGCAATTCGTTATAATACTTTGTTCAGTATAAATGCATGATTCTGGTACTGGAATGTAAGATGGGCAGGATTGAAGAATTATTCTTATTTCTAGTGAATAACAATGATAATGATGATGGTTCATACTAGAAGAAAGTACGTTCAATGATACATGAAGCCCAGATGCAGTACAGAGGGGTACTTCATTTATGAGGGAGAATATATGAGTTCCACAATGTTCAACTGaaagccaaaagaaaaaggatatAGAATATAATAGGAACAATCTAGtaggtaaaaaattttataaatctgCGATCTTTAAGTACACACGCATATTTTTCACCAGAGTAATTTCTGGACATGAATATGAACAAATTTGAAAGAAGCAGCTTAGCAACAAGAATGAGAGAGATTTGGGAAATGTCATCATACCATAGCAACTGCAAGATTGCTAGGTGATACCACCAGACCAAGGCATGAAATAAACACATCTGGGAGCTGCAAAGATGTTCATCACATTTCATTAAATGAACAGTAAAGAGGTAAAGGAGACCAGCAAGGGAGACATCATACATCACTGACGCTCCTCAGCCCAGGAGAACTTGAGGGAATGGCTACTTCAGTGAGGGAACTCCCACGTAAACTCCAGCTACGAACAAAATTATCCTAATATCATTCacaaagttaattaataaataagtaaTGAAACAAGACAAATATGTAAATAAACTTATCCAGTACAAAACAACTCATAGCATTACATTTTATCTTATATACCTGCAACTCAAGAGTATACGCATATGACATATTATAACTTGTATGCCAGTACCAGAATTTCAACCAGCAATTTCCACCTTTCGCCAGCAAAAGACTTGGAACAATGACTAAGGAGTAGTATGTGGTAAAATAtctaaatcaataaattagtGAAAAATACACAACTGTCCATGGCAGTGAAACTTGTATACAAGAGAAGTGTGTAATGTATTGCCATAAAAATGGTAGCAGAGATAATGGCAAGGCATGAAAATGTTTATGGCTTACAATACCTCCCTTCTTGCATTCTACAATTCTTCCATTGAAAAAAACATATGGAAAGCTTAGGAtgaaaacaactaaaaattgGTATGTTATTAGGGCCTAAATGATGTTGTTCAACTTTTTAACCCACTTAGTTAAATGTATGCCTTGCTGCTTCAACCTGGCAGCAGTGCTAACTGTAAGCAACTTGCAAATATTTAGTGTCTGCTAGAGACATTTATCTTTAAGACAAGTATGTCTAGACAGCAAAGATATAAGGCAACATAATTGACTTAACAGTTCAGATAAAGGGATGgatgaattgatttaattttaaaaaagtcaACAGTAGACACCCCTATAATCTCTATACATGAAaattagaaatataaaaaagttaaCAAGATATTAACTAAATAATAGTAAATATGAAGCAGCAGAACTTTACAAAGTTTATACCTGGCTGCAGCTGTACAAAAAGCATCCATCAAAAGCCCAAGCTAAACCAGTAACCTGAAGACATTTTGTCACAGATAAATCAAATGGTGAGATGCagcaaaaaaaagagaatgaaCAAAAGGCAGAAGCTTACAACTTGGTCATGGGCATCATATGAGCCAGCTctattaaactttttcacagATATGTCTCCTATCCATACTTCAAGAGCTCCAGATCCTTTGCCAACAGCCAGGAGAATTTTATGAAGCGACTGACTGGGCATAAGTGAAAGCACCGAGACTGGGACAgcattaatatttataatctaTTCAGAGATTTACAAGTCAGAATAGATTTTATTGACTAATATAAACcaataagaagataaaactGACAAAAGTAGTAAGAGCTACCACCTTCAACAGAGATAAATGAGGAGTTTTATTACCTCcttcaataaataaaatggaGCATTATTAACTTCTAATGACTTTAACAATTCTTCCCCATGCCCTATCCAGATCCTCACACTGTTgaagagaagaacaaaacaAGTGCATAAGAAGTAGAAAAACAAACTTTTAGATTCTTGGTATGAATAAAATGGATAAGATTTACAAAGTTAAGTCCAGAAGAGAAGTCAGCACCTTCCACTGTCAGAAGGTATGCACTAGATTTCTAGGTTACAATTGGTATCATAAGAAACTTTATCTTAGTAAAAACATTATAATGCATCATGAGAAAAACCCATCAGTGTTGTTTGTATCCCATCACTAAAGAGCTTACCCTAGGAGGGTTGAATTTTCAGCAGAGTAAGatatcttaattgattaactataGTTTCAACTTTCAGTCATAAGAAAAGGTTTCTGTAAATCTGATTCATTTCCTCATTGAAGGTATCATGTAACTCATAAGACAAAAAACATacataaaagaagaaaactttTTCCTAACACCATGAGAGCATTTAACTTATATAGTAGGAAAGATGTAGACCTAGGAACATCTCTGATGCCCATCAATAGAAGAAATTTCAATACCAAAGTTATTTAAAATCTGAAACCATATAACAGCATACCTAACTCACCTCCCATCAGAACTCCCAGTAGCTAATAAAACTTGAGGATTTGAAGAATCAGAAGCAAGCAAGGCCCAACTTATAGCGGTGACCCAGGAATTGTGTACCTGAAGGATTCCAATGAGCTCCACAGCAGTAGGAGGCCCACTCTGCTCAATAGAGTAGTATTCTGGTGCATGAATTCTCCAGAATGAAATTTTACCAGACTTTGCACCAACAGCCAGCAGAGAGAAGCAGTTGGATGAATCATTTTCAGGAACCAGACACATTTCAGATGATAATTTGAGCATTGGAGACCAGGCAACAACAAGTGATGAGAGCATTGCACCATGTGAGGCATATTGATCTGCTGTTATCAAAGGTAGGCTACAAATTTCATGCATTTTCTTGGCAGATTTTCCTTTAGATTTGAAAGCGGGAACTGTCTGATGTGAACTTTTTCCTATCAGCCTGCCAGATTTAGCGTTCAGCACCTAGAAATTAAGTCACAAATAGCAGAGATAAGGTCTCGCTGGTTTTTGACCAAACCAGAAGCAAGCTAGTTTTCAAATTTATAGTGAACAACTTACTAAGCACGATTTTGGGATTAACTTGTGGAAAAGAATGCTAATTGGACAACAGAGAGATGGACAGCagaagaaaactattttttaatgaaaaccaGACCTTGCAAGGACCCTGTCCCTTCGCTTCAGAGGAAGGGCTGGAGCCAGCATTAACATCCTTGCTGTTTTTATAACATGGTGTTTGGTCACAAGAAGTTTCTAAGCCAAAGTTCCTGCATCACAAtcatctaaaaaaaataagttaagaattttaaattatttgatacAAGGATGCTTCATGCAATAACAAAAGTCTCAGAAAGGCTAAGCTTAGGACAACCACAAGAacccatttttttattttgctcaATAACCACAAGAACCCATTaatatgtaataaattcaattttggGTTTTGCTGGATATTCTTTTCAGTCTGATCACAACCAAGTCCTACTCCTCCTTCtgatctttttcttctttttgctaAACATCTTTTGGTTATAGGGTTCTACTAGTTTCATTGCTTTAATTTTCGTAGCATCCTTGGGCCTCATGGGGATCAAATTTTCGTCATTTGTAGGCTCACACAAGAGGAATGAATGCTACCTAATGCCAGAAGTATTCACCCTTCTCCGCTTGCACTCCTTTCCTGAAACAGAGTCTGGTGGATGGTCTGATACTTGCTCCTAGTAAAAGAAGACAAAAGCTTGTCAAGGTTGACTGAacaaataaacataataaaaaattatttacatgaGTACATGAGATAGCTTGGTTTATTAACAGATGAAAGGACTTACATTAGACATTTCGGTGGGAGGAATGTTTGGTTCCTTAAAACTAATACTTGCAAGATAATCATAAAGCCTATCTGTTATATCCAAAACCTACAGCAAATTTGAAGAAGAGCACGTCATTAACAGTAAGAAACAggaaaaatacaaattaagGTTTAACATGTTCCTCTTTATATCATCTATATCTATGAGGTATTAATCTCCACCATATCAACTTATATAGGATCTGGTTAAAATAAAACTACATTTCATCTCTGATTTTGTTATATTACTCACTACATTTCTCAAATGAACTACTAAGGCATTTGAGGATCTTCTGCACTACAGTGGCTTCAAATATTTCTTGGGTATAACCATCTACACTTGCTACATTCAGACCAAACAGACGGTACATACCTCTATCCACTCAGCAGAGAAATCACGAAAGGGAGGGCAATAAAGCTTTACATGTCCTTCTGTGGTGCACACAGCCAGCAAGCACCTATGTGGATTTACATTTCATTGGAGCAATTTTGCGAAAGTACTGATATGCAGTGCAGAAAACAAGGGGATTATGTAATGATATCTTTCAAGTTCTTACCCAGAGTTTGGAGCCATTCCAAGATTAGACCATGAAATTGATCGAACACAGGGACGAGGCTCCCGACTTAAAGTGGTGGGCAACAAACAACCAGATAATAGATCTGCAGAGACACCAAGTTAAATTATAGGTAATGTAAATGGTCAAATCCAAACCGATTTTGCATAAAACAATGATTTAAATACCTCAATCTTTTGAGgtttataaaactaattaaactGACGAACAATTGACCCACACTGTGATCAGAATTCTAGAAACTGTAATACGAACGTACCTTCTTTTTTTACCACCCCAATGGGGTAAGGTTCACTCTTGGGAACAGTGACCAGACCTCGAGGTCCAAAGGGCAATGCCGGATTCTGAGAAAAGAATTAGTTgcaaagtttttgaaaaggaaaaagattgtCTAGCATCAGTCTCAATTCTTAGCAATAAAACAGTGTTTCTGCAGCACAGACGAAagtaatctttttttttccttctttggtTAGAAAGTTGTCGtcaacaaaacagaaaaaagaaaatgcaattCACTAGAATTCCATGGATCAAAATTCCAACTTTCTAACGGCCAAAAGGAATCCACtaaaaattcttgaaatcataaggttttgaaagaaaaatcaacataGCAACTTATAAAACGagcacaaagaaaaaaaaaaactggcTTACCAGAATGGTGACGATGTGACCGGACGCAACGGCAATTAGGTTCTCGTCGGACCAGGCGATGGAGTTCGGGTACGATGGTGAAGCCACCAGCGTTGCCGCCTGGAACCGCCAAGCCATTGCTGTGCTCTGTTAACCCAACAAGAGAAATGTATCTtgttttcagattttatttttaattgtttggaaaaGAGGAAGGAAAAAGTCGAAGACTTGACATAAGGAACGAAGGGAAGTTGTTTGATTGGCTGTGGAGAATGAAGATTTGGAGGGAAATACGATGTGACCTTGAAAGGGCCGTTAAggatgagagagagagacagacaTAGAGATCCCAGGATCAAACCCGCCGGACAGctgatttttgtatttttttttaaataagttgCAGACTGCGAGCGAAAAGTGAAAACCCTAGTTCGAGTCCGCCCGACGTTGGCAGAGAATATAAACTTGAgctattttactttttttacaAAACGACATCGTTGGTTACGTGCCATTTAAAACGTACAACCCGGATTCCTTAATTGGGCCAGGGCTCTTCAACTGAAAAGCCAGTCGAATGGGCTTTAGCTACACCCACCATAAGATTCGCGGACTTGAATTTCAGACTTTGAGTAGGAAGAAAAGGAACGAACCCTAGCTAGTTAGCTAGGCAGATTTGACCAGGTTCGAGCACCAAGCTCCATCAAGCTCCGGTTTTATTCCGCCTAGGAGACGTTAATTTACTCTCATCGGGTCCGCTCCGCTCCTCCCAGCTCTCAATTCTTCGGTACAATGTCGTTGGCCTTCTATTGCTTACATGTTTaccagatttttttttgaatcgtcgtttttgttgttatttttattgttataatCTGTTAAATCACTCGCCGGTAATTCGGGATTGGGTTAATAAATCGGAAGCTACTTTCAATTTTGTAGTCAAAAAGAAGGGGAAAAACTGGGAAATGTTTCTGTATTTTCCAGGGGattgtttttcttcaatgTAATTAAAAAAGAGATATGAGTAAGGTAAATGAAATAATGTGTGTGAAAATCTTACCTCATCTGGTGACACGCATGCTTTGTTTATGATAGATGTCAAGCGCTTGGACAAATAAGAGCTTTGCAATGATACATAGTGGGTATAGAAAGGGAGTGGGAGAATCAGGGTGGAGTTTTGGgtattggttttttttataattggagaTTGTTGTTGCTACTTTCTGAAGCTCTGGCAAAATGT
This window encodes:
- the LOC18605852 gene encoding uncharacterized protein LOC18605852 produces the protein MAWRFQAATLVASPSYPNSIAWSDENLIAVASGHIVTILNPALPFGPRGLVTVPKSEPYPIGVVKKEDLLSGCLLPTTLSREPRPCVRSISWSNLGMAPNSGCLLAVCTTEGHVKLYCPPFRDFSAEWIEVLDITDRLYDYLASISFKEPNIPPTEMSNEQVSDHPPDSVSGKECKRRRVNTSGIRNFGLETSCDQTPCYKNSKDVNAGSSPSSEAKGQGPCKVLNAKSGRLIGKSSHQTVPAFKSKGKSAKKMHEICSLPLITADQYASHGAMLSSLVVAWSPMLKLSSEMCLVPENDSSNCFSLLAVGAKSGKISFWRIHAPEYYSIEQSGPPTAVELIGILQVHNSWVTAISWALLASDSSNPQVLLATGSSDGSVRIWIGHGEELLKSLEVNNAPFYLLKEIININAVPVSVLSLMPSQSLHKILLAVGKGSGALEVWIGDISVKKFNRAGSYDAHDQVVTGLAWAFDGCFLYSCSQDNFVRSWSLRGSSLTEVAIPSSSPGLRSVSDLPDVFISCLGLVVSPSNLAVAMVRSFDVNQLDHMYEARLQKAAVEFFWIGGQQKDILSNTSLGFDIEGFPGFSEKELVYWESNILWSLKQYEYWDKPLVVWDIIAALLAFKQSASHYVDHVLVKWLSLSLVDSHVEHSIEMILPHVCKSFSKAASRQLHLLNIICRRVLLSEMKADEINSNLLNLGGLEEADFTQDKQHNLWMELLASSERELRERLVGFSFSAYKSIASNAASCSPEPGQWYPHGIPQMEQWVAHHNCHVHEQLKVLASEIRTCKRTDCIELEAEEQCSYCSAPVPFDSPEFAFCKGLESTDGIGQKHKLARCAVSMQVCPTTPLWLCKCCNRWTSNLAPETLFMMSQYSIDFRLSPQSSPVKEVSKPLCPFCGILLQRFQPEFLLSALPV